One genomic region from Halobaculum sp. XH14 encodes:
- a CDS encoding tyrosine-type recombinase/integrase, whose product MSSDEKHSHSGDERGAAVPLVDVLEDYLSDKGKGRNGESGQYRRHAEREVNRLIEFLAEDRSSSSVTFEELSVGDLREYARYLARQGWTEGTVQNYYAHVSGFCGWAAREGYLSGNIAQRRRAKEPLPEDTGRKSGEQQAWSAEHRARLLEYVNKQAHDAIDAVAEDRQTAIKATRDRALVYILCFTGVRGAEVLADGNDDRRGRDGLRWSDVSFEDNNIQVLGKTGKWDDRPLPDPAVPPLERLKRITDASSEEWPVFPTLDYPTLVETFAQTMTARRYDPAEVESIRTEKVNDGEASPLELLADYGIEPPALTTHGAREVLKRLTADADIDLDDKHGYLAPHGARRGVGEVLVRAYGHAEAARYLDNSEEIVREHYSHIEAGELAERAEAAFAEHDQELRGQHDAGDEPTSHPVDE is encoded by the coding sequence ATGAGTTCCGACGAGAAGCATTCGCACTCAGGTGACGAACGCGGCGCAGCGGTACCTCTCGTCGATGTTCTCGAAGATTACCTCTCGGACAAGGGGAAGGGGCGCAACGGCGAGAGCGGACAGTATCGACGACATGCTGAACGCGAGGTGAATCGGCTCATCGAATTTCTTGCGGAGGATCGTTCGTCGTCATCGGTGACGTTTGAGGAGCTGTCCGTCGGTGATCTTCGTGAGTACGCGCGGTATCTTGCTCGGCAGGGGTGGACCGAGGGCACGGTACAGAATTACTACGCTCACGTCTCCGGATTTTGCGGTTGGGCGGCTCGCGAAGGCTATCTCTCGGGGAACATCGCCCAGCGACGCCGGGCGAAAGAGCCACTCCCCGAGGATACAGGTCGGAAGAGCGGAGAACAACAGGCCTGGTCGGCCGAGCATCGAGCACGTCTCCTGGAGTATGTGAACAAACAAGCACACGATGCCATCGACGCTGTCGCGGAGGACCGCCAAACGGCGATCAAGGCGACTCGTGATCGGGCACTCGTCTACATCCTTTGCTTCACAGGGGTTCGCGGCGCCGAGGTCCTCGCCGATGGAAACGACGATCGGCGCGGACGTGATGGATTGCGGTGGTCGGATGTCTCGTTCGAGGACAACAACATCCAGGTGCTCGGAAAAACGGGGAAATGGGATGACCGACCGCTACCAGACCCTGCTGTTCCTCCACTGGAGCGGCTGAAGCGCATCACAGACGCGTCAAGCGAGGAGTGGCCGGTGTTCCCGACCCTGGACTACCCGACACTGGTGGAGACGTTTGCCCAGACGATGACCGCCCGAAGATATGACCCGGCTGAAGTCGAGTCTATTCGCACAGAGAAAGTGAATGACGGCGAGGCGTCACCTCTCGAACTGCTTGCTGACTATGGTATCGAACCGCCTGCATTAACGACGCACGGCGCTCGCGAGGTCCTAAAACGACTCACGGCGGACGCGGACATCGACCTCGACGATAAACACGGGTATCTAGCTCCACACGGCGCTCGTCGTGGTGTCGGTGAGGTGCTCGTCCGGGCGTACGGTCACGCCGAGGCGGCCCGATACCTAGACAACTCCGAAGAGATCGTTCGCGAGCATTACTCGCACATTGAGGCGGGTGAGCTGGCTGAACGCGCTGAAGCCGCCTTCGCCGAGCACGATCAAGAGCTGCGAGGTCAACACGACGCCGGCGACGAGCCAACTTCCCACCCGGTCGACGAGTGA